In Plasmodium falciparum 3D7 genome assembly, chromosome: 13, the following are encoded in one genomic region:
- a CDS encoding actin-depolymerizing factor 2 produces the protein MVSGVKVSDECVYEFNKLKIKHIHKYIIYRIENYEEVIVDFLEQDNSLKSYKDIIIDIRNNLKTTECRYIIADMPIPTPEGVLRNRIYFIFWSPDLAKSKEKMLYASSKEYLVRKINGIFKSLEITCDLEDFEDELRTIILNT, from the exons atggtaTCTGGGGTCAAGGTTTCAGATGAATGTGTTTATGAATTTAACAAACTAAAGATTAAGCatatacacaaatatataatatatcgtATAGAAAATTATGAAGAAGTTATTGTGGATTTTTTAGAACAAGATAATTCATTGAAATCttataaagatattataaTTGATATAaggaataatttaaaaacaaCAGAATGTAGATATATAATTGCag ATATGCCTATTCCTACACCTGAAGGTGTTTTAAGaaatagaatatattttattttttggtcACCTGACTTAGCAAAATCAAAAGAAAAGATGTTATACGCATCGTCTAAAGAATATCTTGTTCGTAAAATTAATGGTATTTTTAAAAGCTTAGAAATTACATGTGATCTAGAGGATTTTGAAGATGAGTTAAGAACTATAATATTAAAcacataa